One genomic region from Conexibacter woesei DSM 14684 encodes:
- a CDS encoding TetR/AcrR family transcriptional regulator, protein MASRARTKRYHHGDLPAALVDATLELIGEQGLQGFSVAEAARRTNVSPAAPYRHFSDRDELLAAAATRAAEELRERFTAATAAHAKPPERLAAAAAAYVRFAAERRAMFEVLFGAGLEKARYPRLEAATSGLMADLVEVAQALAPGRDAEAAWSLVLAMAALAQGHATLLIDHAFGAGACDEVVDEAERRVAAATRALVRGRGVLFAELGFAPG, encoded by the coding sequence ATGGCGAGCCGGGCGAGAACGAAGCGCTACCACCACGGCGACCTGCCGGCGGCGCTCGTCGACGCGACGCTGGAGCTGATCGGCGAGCAGGGTCTGCAGGGCTTCTCGGTCGCTGAGGCGGCACGGCGCACGAACGTCAGCCCCGCCGCGCCGTACCGTCACTTCAGCGACCGCGACGAGTTGCTCGCCGCCGCCGCGACGCGCGCGGCGGAGGAGCTGCGGGAGCGGTTCACCGCCGCGACCGCCGCACACGCGAAGCCGCCTGAGCGCCTCGCCGCCGCGGCTGCCGCCTACGTGCGCTTCGCGGCCGAGCGCAGAGCGATGTTCGAGGTGCTGTTCGGCGCCGGCCTGGAGAAGGCGCGCTATCCGCGCCTGGAGGCGGCGACGAGCGGCCTGATGGCCGACCTCGTCGAGGTCGCGCAGGCGCTCGCGCCGGGACGCGACGCGGAGGCGGCGTGGTCGCTCGTGCTCGCGATGGCCGCGCTCGCGCAGGGCCACGCGACGCTGCTGATCGACCACGCCTTCGGCGCCGGCGCCTGCGACGAGGTGGTCGACGAGGCCGAGCGCCGCGTCGCCGCCGCGACCCGCGCGCTCGTGCGGGGCCGCGGCGTGCTGTTCGCCGAGCTGGGCTTCGCACCCGGCTGA
- a CDS encoding Dph6-related ATP pyrophosphatase, whose product MSDVVLWSGGKDCFAAALRSGALADPATRLVTAVPAGEPAAFRCHPLEWMTQQAAALQLSHELVEIPREGWEAAYRAALTALARDGVTRIVTGDLVIEPWLRSATEAAGVELVTPFAGDPDPGAVLDFIAEHDVVANVTGMRADHYRPGFLGRQAGRELLVEHGLTDPALFHPAGELGEYHTVVTRYGDLRLVDADLDALPHVERDGVWSLDRSARTSMSEIL is encoded by the coding sequence ATGAGCGACGTGGTCCTCTGGAGCGGCGGGAAGGACTGCTTCGCCGCGGCGCTGCGCAGCGGTGCGCTCGCCGATCCGGCGACGCGGCTGGTGACGGCGGTCCCGGCCGGCGAGCCGGCGGCGTTCCGCTGTCATCCCTTGGAGTGGATGACCCAGCAGGCCGCCGCGCTCCAGTTGTCGCACGAGCTGGTCGAGATCCCGCGCGAGGGCTGGGAGGCGGCGTACCGCGCGGCGCTCACCGCGCTCGCGCGCGACGGGGTGACGCGGATCGTGACGGGCGACCTCGTGATCGAGCCGTGGCTGCGTAGCGCGACGGAGGCGGCAGGGGTCGAGCTGGTGACGCCGTTCGCCGGCGACCCCGACCCGGGGGCGGTGCTCGACTTCATCGCCGAGCACGACGTCGTCGCGAACGTCACCGGCATGCGCGCCGACCACTACCGCCCGGGGTTCCTCGGCCGGCAGGCCGGGCGGGAGCTGCTGGTCGAGCACGGGCTGACCGACCCGGCGCTGTTCCACCCAGCCGGCGAGCTGGGCGAGTACCACACGGTCGTCACGCGCTACGGTGATCTGAGACTGGTCGACGCGGACCTCGATGCGCTCCCGCACGTCGAGCGCGACGGCGTCTGGTCGCTCGATCGCAGCGCCCGGACGTCGATGTCCGAAATCCTCTAG
- a CDS encoding DNA-3-methyladenine glycosylase 2 family protein, translated as MIEDFEHCYRAVSSKDGRFDGRFVTAVKTTGIYCRPSCPAVTPKRANVRFLPSAAAAQRAGFRACKRCRPDASPGSPEWNVRADVVGRAMRLIADGSVDRDGVAGLAHQLGFSERHLHRQLVAELGAGPLALARAQRAHTARLLIETSALPFTEVAFAAGFPSIRQFNDTVREVFATTPTELRRKSAFGAEASGAGGAGATGAAGARGAGGAPAGGAITLRLRHRPPLDGAGLLAFLAMRAVPGVEWVDADGTTYRRVLALPHGAGVVALTPQAEHVDCTLRLADMRDLAAAVQRCRRLLDLDADPHAVAEALGGDQLLGPLVRRTPGLRVPGAVDGAELAVRAVLGQQVSVGGARTLAGRLALAHGAPLADALPSCAPTEAAQGDGAAPPAAPLTHAFPTAAALAAVDPERLPMPRARGRALVGLCAALAGGEIRLDPGADRDETRARLLALPGIGPWTAEYVAMRALGDPDAFPATDLGIRHAFARLDQPHDARAVAAIAERWRPWRAYAALHLWATLSEGDESR; from the coding sequence GTGATCGAGGACTTCGAACATTGCTATCGCGCCGTCTCGTCGAAGGACGGCCGCTTCGACGGCCGCTTCGTCACCGCCGTCAAGACGACGGGCATCTACTGCCGGCCGAGCTGTCCGGCCGTGACCCCGAAGCGGGCGAACGTCCGCTTCCTCCCGAGCGCTGCGGCCGCGCAGCGCGCCGGCTTCCGCGCCTGCAAGCGCTGCCGGCCCGACGCCTCTCCGGGCTCGCCGGAGTGGAACGTGCGCGCCGACGTCGTCGGCCGCGCGATGCGGCTGATCGCGGACGGCAGCGTCGACCGCGACGGCGTCGCGGGGCTCGCGCACCAGCTCGGCTTCAGCGAGCGCCACCTGCATCGCCAGCTCGTCGCCGAGCTCGGCGCAGGGCCGCTCGCACTCGCCCGCGCCCAGCGCGCGCACACCGCGCGGCTGCTGATCGAGACCTCCGCGCTCCCCTTCACCGAGGTCGCGTTCGCGGCCGGCTTCCCGTCGATCCGCCAGTTCAACGACACCGTCCGCGAGGTGTTCGCGACGACGCCGACCGAGCTGCGCCGCAAGAGCGCGTTCGGAGCGGAGGCGAGCGGCGCGGGTGGGGCCGGCGCGACCGGGGCAGCGGGCGCGCGCGGCGCGGGCGGCGCGCCCGCCGGCGGCGCGATCACGCTGCGGCTGCGCCACCGGCCGCCGCTCGACGGCGCCGGACTGCTCGCCTTCCTCGCGATGAGGGCGGTGCCGGGGGTCGAGTGGGTCGACGCCGACGGCACGACCTACCGCCGCGTCCTCGCGCTCCCGCACGGCGCCGGCGTCGTGGCGCTCACGCCGCAGGCCGAGCACGTCGACTGCACGCTGCGGCTCGCCGACATGCGCGATCTCGCCGCCGCCGTGCAGCGCTGCCGCCGCCTGCTCGACCTCGACGCCGACCCGCACGCGGTCGCCGAGGCGCTCGGTGGGGACCAGCTGCTCGGCCCGCTCGTGCGCCGCACGCCGGGGCTGCGCGTCCCCGGCGCGGTCGACGGCGCCGAGCTGGCCGTCCGCGCCGTGCTCGGGCAGCAGGTCTCCGTCGGCGGCGCCCGCACGCTCGCCGGCCGGCTCGCGCTCGCGCACGGCGCCCCGCTCGCCGACGCGCTCCCGAGCTGCGCCCCGACCGAAGCCGCGCAGGGGGACGGCGCCGCGCCGCCCGCCGCTCCGCTCACCCACGCCTTCCCGACCGCGGCCGCGCTCGCGGCCGTCGACCCCGAGCGGCTGCCGATGCCGCGAGCGCGTGGGCGCGCGCTCGTCGGCCTCTGCGCCGCGCTCGCCGGCGGCGAGATCCGGCTCGACCCCGGCGCCGACCGCGACGAGACGCGCGCGCGGCTGCTCGCGCTGCCCGGCATCGGACCGTGGACGGCCGAGTACGTCGCGATGCGCGCGCTCGGCGACCCCGACGCCTTCCCCGCCACCGACCTCGGCATCCGCCACGCCTTCGCCCGCCTCGACCAGCCGCACGACGCACGCGCCGTCGCGGCGATCGCGGAGCGCTGGCGGCCGTGGCGCGCGTATGCCGCACTGCACCTGTGGGCGACCCTCTCAGAAGGAGACGAAAGCAGATGA
- a CDS encoding exodeoxyribonuclease III, with product MRLVTWNVNSLRVRLPRVLEFLAEHRPDVLCLQETKTDAAAFPHAELAAAGYVAADHSGGRWAGVAIVARTELGVADPAVGLPGEPAQDESRWIEATVGGELRVASVYVPNGRELESEWYAAKLEFLDAMARRVGELRGDDAGAPLPLVVAGDMNVAPSDLDVYDPAVFATSTHTSAAERTALRAVEQAGLLDAYRQLHPDDVGYTWWDYRQGHFHRGLGLRIDLILASPDLAERLTRVGIERDYRKGSRPSDHVPLVADWT from the coding sequence GTGCGCCTCGTCACCTGGAACGTCAACTCGCTGAGAGTGCGCCTCCCGCGCGTGCTCGAGTTCCTCGCCGAGCACAGACCCGACGTGCTCTGCCTGCAGGAGACGAAGACCGACGCGGCCGCCTTCCCGCACGCCGAGCTGGCGGCGGCCGGCTACGTCGCGGCCGACCACAGCGGCGGACGCTGGGCGGGTGTCGCGATCGTCGCGCGCACGGAGCTGGGCGTGGCCGACCCCGCGGTCGGCCTGCCCGGCGAGCCGGCGCAGGACGAGTCGCGCTGGATCGAGGCGACCGTCGGCGGCGAGCTGCGGGTCGCGAGCGTCTACGTCCCCAACGGCCGCGAGCTGGAGAGCGAGTGGTACGCGGCGAAGCTGGAGTTCCTCGACGCGATGGCGCGCCGCGTCGGGGAGCTGCGCGGCGACGACGCCGGCGCGCCGCTGCCGCTCGTCGTCGCCGGCGACATGAACGTCGCGCCGAGCGACCTCGACGTCTACGACCCGGCCGTCTTCGCGACCTCGACCCACACGAGCGCCGCCGAGCGCACCGCGCTGAGAGCGGTCGAGCAGGCCGGCCTGCTCGACGCCTACCGGCAGCTGCACCCCGACGACGTCGGCTACACCTGGTGGGACTACCGCCAGGGCCATTTCCATCGCGGCCTCGGCCTGCGGATCGACCTGATCCTCGCGAGCCCTGACCTCGCTGAGCGGCTGACGCGGGTCGGGATCGAGCGCGACTACCGGAAGGGCTCCAGACCCTCCGACCACGTCCCGCTCGTCGCCGACTGGACCTGA
- a CDS encoding DUF3616 domain-containing protein, giving the protein MRVSVPLAAAGLAAALLGGAGASGASASTAFVSGGPSSGLVVPFDLGTATARPAITVGYGPLAIVPAPDGRTVYAISQSLMEGTSVTPIDVATGTALTRITGTALRAAGGGAIAPNGQTLYVTAGTTLLPIDLSGPTPAIGTPIPLGDTAVSSPVISPDGSTAYVIAGSTGVLPVDLATGTAGARLAIPGTLGRLAITRDGTTLYAAQTRTATGTGNLGVVPFDTATRTAGPIVGIGALTAFGPEGIAVGPDGRTLYATRSNTVDPNLIIDVDLVSGTLTETALGSRTNTRGLALTPRGRTAVVGNFGLGTLGVVDLPTRSVVQTARLALPGQTVSPIAVGIVSTRSPTGAATPTIAASVPTQSGVIGDATNPAIRATIEQLDEYGDPASPSELTVEATSSNPAVVPTSGIAVSGTGATRTVSFAPTGRGHATVTLRVTGLEGKSATTTMTYSASRATTPTSRALQGSGDSSSAISAGGGHLLVADDERDDIRLYRDDVTGEPVRSFNIGPAATGGGEIDYESSARNGDVIYWLGSHGNKKSGSLETSRHTLIATRVAGEGADTTLTRTGIYGNLRTDLVAWDQANANRLGFAAGTQSGVLPDARNGFNIEGADMAPGSTKTLYLGFRSPLVTTPDGDRAVIVPVTNVALLATGEAPKATFADPILLDLEGMTIRELRKNAADQFLILAAKRGALGVEQALWSWSGHREDKPVKLTTALPPSAESFSDGQGTWEAIGTLPDVLAPNAALRLVMDQGYDELYDGQDNKDISDVRLKKSRIDVFSLTGAVGADAVAAAPAFPAQAAGTIGPAQAVTVRNAGAQRLRIGSVGVEADAAVADGDFLIAADACAGKELGPDASCRVLVRFAPARESATSTARLVLKANVAGGAAAVALTGTSTTLPAGPTGPTGPAGPAGPGGEDGANGPKGDRGDAGAKGDAGAGGPKGDAGAAGPKGDPGAKGDRGDGGTPGSAGPKGDRGDRGADGSIVFAASRSQLAARRGRTVSLPFELRNTTGGAIARATATVRVPGGLRIAQPKAVRIASLKAGEGRTLRLRLRIGRGAQLGRHRVQVRLDVGGRNVTRTVTVDVRR; this is encoded by the coding sequence ATGCGCGTTTCTGTCCCGCTCGCGGCCGCCGGGCTCGCGGCCGCGCTCCTCGGCGGCGCGGGCGCCTCCGGCGCCTCGGCCTCGACCGCCTTCGTCAGCGGCGGCCCCAGCAGCGGACTGGTCGTCCCGTTCGACCTCGGCACCGCGACCGCGAGACCCGCGATCACAGTCGGCTACGGCCCGCTCGCGATCGTCCCAGCACCTGACGGGAGAACCGTCTACGCGATCTCACAGAGCCTGATGGAGGGCACGTCGGTCACGCCGATCGACGTCGCGACCGGCACGGCGCTGACGAGAATCACGGGCACGGCGTTGAGAGCGGCCGGCGGCGGCGCGATCGCGCCGAACGGCCAGACGCTCTACGTCACCGCCGGCACCACGCTGCTGCCGATCGACCTCAGCGGGCCGACGCCGGCGATCGGCACGCCGATCCCGCTCGGCGACACCGCCGTCAGCAGCCCGGTGATCTCGCCCGACGGGAGCACCGCCTACGTGATCGCCGGCAGCACCGGCGTGCTGCCCGTCGACCTCGCGACCGGCACGGCCGGCGCGAGACTGGCGATCCCCGGCACGCTCGGCCGGCTCGCCATCACCAGAGACGGCACGACGCTCTACGCCGCGCAGACCCGCACCGCGACGGGCACGGGCAACCTCGGCGTCGTCCCGTTCGACACCGCCACCAGAACCGCCGGCCCGATCGTCGGGATCGGCGCGCTGACCGCGTTCGGCCCGGAGGGCATCGCCGTCGGTCCGGACGGCAGAACCCTCTACGCGACGCGCAGCAACACCGTCGACCCGAACCTCATCATCGACGTCGACCTGGTGAGCGGCACGCTGACCGAGACCGCGCTCGGCAGCCGCACCAACACGCGCGGCCTCGCGCTGACGCCGCGCGGGAGAACGGCGGTCGTCGGCAACTTCGGCCTCGGCACGCTCGGCGTCGTCGACCTGCCGACGCGCTCGGTCGTGCAGACGGCGAGACTGGCGCTGCCGGGACAGACCGTCAGCCCGATCGCGGTCGGGATCGTCTCGACGAGAAGCCCGACCGGCGCCGCGACCCCGACGATCGCCGCCAGCGTCCCGACGCAGTCGGGCGTGATCGGCGACGCGACGAACCCGGCGATCAGAGCGACGATCGAGCAGCTCGACGAGTACGGCGACCCGGCCTCGCCGAGCGAGCTGACGGTCGAGGCGACGTCGTCCAACCCCGCCGTCGTGCCGACGAGCGGCATCGCCGTGAGCGGCACCGGCGCGACCCGCACCGTCTCCTTCGCACCGACCGGGCGCGGCCACGCGACCGTGACGCTGAGAGTCACCGGCCTGGAGGGCAAGAGCGCGACGACGACGATGACCTACTCGGCCTCCAGAGCGACGACGCCGACGAGCCGCGCCCTGCAGGGCAGCGGCGACTCGTCCTCGGCGATCTCCGCCGGCGGCGGCCACCTGCTCGTCGCCGACGACGAGAGAGACGACATCCGGCTCTACCGCGACGACGTCACCGGCGAACCGGTGAGATCGTTCAACATCGGCCCGGCGGCGACCGGCGGCGGCGAGATCGACTACGAGTCGTCCGCCCGCAACGGCGACGTCATCTATTGGCTCGGCTCGCATGGCAACAAGAAGAGCGGCAGCCTCGAGACCTCGCGCCACACGCTGATCGCGACGAGAGTCGCCGGCGAGGGCGCCGACACGACACTGACCCGCACCGGTATCTACGGCAACCTGCGGACCGACCTCGTCGCCTGGGACCAGGCGAACGCGAACCGCCTCGGCTTCGCCGCCGGGACCCAGAGCGGCGTGCTGCCGGACGCCAGAAACGGCTTCAACATCGAGGGCGCCGACATGGCGCCGGGCTCGACGAAAACGCTCTACCTCGGCTTCCGCTCGCCGCTCGTCACGACGCCCGACGGCGACCGCGCGGTGATCGTCCCGGTCACCAACGTCGCCCTGCTGGCGACGGGCGAGGCGCCGAAGGCGACGTTCGCCGACCCGATCCTGCTCGACCTCGAGGGGATGACGATCCGCGAGCTGCGCAAGAACGCGGCCGACCAGTTCCTGATCCTCGCCGCCAAGAGAGGCGCGCTCGGCGTCGAGCAGGCGCTGTGGAGCTGGTCGGGCCACCGCGAGGACAAGCCGGTCAAGCTGACGACCGCGCTGCCGCCGAGCGCCGAGTCGTTCTCCGACGGGCAGGGCACGTGGGAGGCGATCGGCACGCTGCCGGACGTGCTCGCTCCGAACGCCGCGCTGCGGCTCGTGATGGACCAGGGCTACGACGAGCTGTACGACGGGCAGGACAACAAGGACATCAGCGACGTGCGGCTGAAGAAGTCGCGCATCGACGTCTTCTCGCTCACCGGCGCGGTCGGCGCTGACGCCGTCGCGGCGGCGCCGGCGTTCCCCGCTCAGGCGGCCGGGACGATCGGCCCGGCGCAGGCGGTGACGGTCAGAAACGCCGGCGCGCAGCGGCTGAGAATCGGCTCCGTCGGCGTGGAGGCGGACGCGGCGGTCGCCGACGGCGACTTCCTGATCGCCGCCGACGCGTGCGCCGGGAAGGAGCTGGGTCCCGACGCGAGCTGCCGCGTGCTCGTCCGCTTCGCGCCGGCGCGCGAGAGCGCGACGTCGACGGCGCGGCTGGTGCTGAAGGCGAACGTCGCGGGCGGCGCGGCGGCGGTCGCGCTGACGGGCACCAGCACGACGCTGCCGGCGGGTCCGACGGGTCCGACCGGGCCGGCCGGCCCCGCGGGACCGGGCGGTGAGGACGGCGCGAACGGGCCGAAGGGCGACAGAGGCGACGCCGGCGCGAAGGGCGACGCGGGCGCGGGCGGGCCGAAGGGCGACGCCGGGGCGGCCGGGCCGAAGGGCGATCCCGGTGCCAAGGGCGACCGCGGCGACGGCGGCACGCCCGGGAGCGCGGGGCCGAAGGGCGACAGAGGCGACAGGGGCGCGGACGGGTCGATCGTCTTCGCCGCGAGCCGGTCGCAGCTCGCCGCCCGCCGCGGGCGCACGGTGAGCCTGCCGTTCGAGCTGCGCAACACGACCGGCGGCGCGATCGCGCGAGCGACCGCGACCGTGCGGGTGCCGGGCGGGCTGCGGATCGCGCAGCCGAAGGCGGTCCGGATCGCGTCGCTGAAGGCGGGCGAGGGCCGCACGCTGCGGCTCCGGCTGCGGATCGGGCGCGGCGCCCAGCTCGGGCGCCACCGCGTGCAGGTCCGCCTCGACGTCGGCGGCCGCAACGTCACGCGCACCGTGACGGTCGACGTGCGCCGGTAG
- a CDS encoding queuosine salvage family protein, with amino-acid sequence MAIVDDIRSAAAWVAGRARHVVVEEDAIAAYAAALPPRAELPGLDAEAHVVDGPAETRAAFFLTLDAINFGSGWFPTIRKRDGRSGYFTVALGVRDRFRAHGAWSARELRTIDAATVAAVLGQDPAHELMALFARSLNDLGAHVADDHGGRFLGPVQAAGGSAVALVEELARWDCFADVSRYDGREIPLFKRAQVAASDLALAGAATFGDAGRLTLFADNLIPHVLRLDGVLRFEPALVARIERGELIAHDSPEEVEMRAGAIQVAELIAAARPDLTPQLVDQTLWTRGGGARYKAVPRPRARSTAY; translated from the coding sequence GTGGCGATCGTCGACGACATCCGCTCCGCCGCCGCCTGGGTCGCGGGCCGCGCCCGCCACGTCGTCGTCGAGGAGGACGCGATCGCGGCGTACGCTGCGGCACTGCCGCCGCGCGCGGAGCTGCCCGGCCTCGACGCCGAGGCGCACGTCGTCGACGGTCCGGCGGAGACGCGCGCCGCGTTCTTCCTGACGCTCGACGCGATCAACTTCGGCTCCGGCTGGTTCCCGACGATCCGCAAGCGCGACGGGCGCTCGGGCTACTTCACCGTCGCGCTCGGCGTGCGCGACCGCTTCCGCGCGCACGGCGCGTGGAGCGCGCGGGAGCTGCGCACGATCGACGCCGCGACCGTCGCCGCGGTGCTCGGCCAGGATCCCGCGCACGAGCTGATGGCGCTGTTCGCACGCTCGCTGAACGACCTCGGCGCGCACGTCGCCGACGACCACGGCGGCCGCTTCCTCGGGCCGGTGCAGGCGGCCGGCGGCTCGGCCGTCGCACTGGTCGAGGAGCTGGCTCGCTGGGACTGCTTCGCGGACGTCTCGCGCTACGACGGCCGCGAGATCCCGCTGTTCAAGCGCGCCCAGGTCGCCGCCTCCGACCTCGCGCTGGCCGGCGCCGCGACGTTCGGCGACGCCGGCCGGCTGACGCTGTTCGCCGACAACCTGATCCCGCACGTGCTGCGGCTCGACGGCGTGCTGCGCTTCGAGCCGGCGCTCGTCGCTCGGATCGAGCGCGGCGAGCTGATCGCGCACGACAGCCCGGAGGAGGTCGAGATGCGCGCCGGCGCGATCCAGGTCGCCGAGCTGATCGCCGCCGCCCGCCCCGACCTCACGCCGCAGCTCGTCGACCAGACGCTGTGGACGAGAGGCGGCGGCGCGCGCTACAAGGCCGTCCCGCGCCCGCGAGCCCGCTCGACCGCGTACTGA
- a CDS encoding methylated-DNA--[protein]-cysteine S-methyltransferase, which produces MTSTATIPTPAGPFTVVVSDDAVVASGWSADADALLAVIGAARLPSVAAELDAGTLARRRDLGPFTRAVRDYHDGDLAAIDAVPVAQSSGPFTNRAWDELRAIPAGESRTYSQLAASSGRPAAIRAAGTACATNRAALFVPCHRALRSDGTLGGFAYGLDVKRWLLAHEAQAASAARAA; this is translated from the coding sequence ATGACTTCCACCGCCACCATCCCGACTCCGGCCGGCCCCTTCACCGTCGTCGTGAGCGACGACGCCGTCGTCGCGAGCGGCTGGAGCGCCGACGCCGACGCGCTGCTCGCCGTGATCGGCGCGGCCCGGCTGCCCTCCGTCGCCGCCGAACTCGACGCGGGCACGCTCGCCCGCCGCCGCGACCTCGGACCGTTCACGCGCGCCGTGCGCGACTACCACGACGGCGACCTCGCGGCGATCGACGCCGTGCCCGTCGCGCAGTCGAGCGGTCCGTTCACGAACCGCGCGTGGGACGAGCTGCGCGCGATCCCGGCCGGCGAGTCGCGCACCTACTCGCAGCTCGCGGCGAGCAGCGGCCGGCCGGCCGCGATCCGCGCCGCCGGCACCGCCTGCGCGACGAACCGCGCCGCGCTGTTCGTCCCCTGTCACCGTGCGCTGCGCAGCGACGGGACGCTCGGCGGCTTCGCCTACGGCCTCGACGTGAAGCGCTGGCTGCTCGCGCACGAGGCGCAGGCGGCCAGCGCGGCGCGAGCCGCCTGA
- a CDS encoding GNAT family N-acetyltransferase — MTPPDLTAPLLTERLELRPWRDDAHDLDAYAAISSDPEVMRHIGDGAALTREQAATQLARFAAHWEDHGYGLRAAVLRDSGEVAGFAGVMRAGQPGVRPGDVEIGWRLARRHWGSGYATEAALAVRDHAFGELRLARLVAFVRPANTASIGVMRKLGMEHLKDATCSHGLPMRIFAADNPLA, encoded by the coding sequence ATGACGCCGCCCGACCTCACCGCCCCGCTCCTGACCGAGCGGCTGGAGCTGCGCCCGTGGCGCGACGACGCGCACGACCTCGACGCATATGCGGCGATCTCCTCCGATCCAGAGGTGATGCGCCACATCGGCGACGGTGCCGCGCTCACGCGCGAGCAGGCCGCGACACAGCTCGCGCGCTTCGCCGCCCACTGGGAGGACCACGGCTACGGCCTGCGCGCAGCGGTGCTGCGCGACAGCGGCGAGGTCGCCGGCTTCGCGGGCGTCATGCGAGCCGGCCAGCCGGGGGTGCGGCCGGGGGACGTGGAGATCGGCTGGCGGCTGGCGCGCCGCCACTGGGGCAGCGGCTACGCGACGGAGGCCGCGCTCGCCGTGCGCGACCACGCCTTCGGCGAGCTGCGGCTGGCGCGGCTGGTCGCGTTCGTGCGGCCGGCGAACACGGCGTCGATCGGCGTGATGCGCAAGCTCGGCATGGAGCACCTGAAGGACGCGACCTGCAGCCACGGTCTTCCGATGCGGATCTTCGCGGCGGACAACCCGCTGGCTTGA